In the Malaya genurostris strain Urasoe2022 chromosome 1, Malgen_1.1, whole genome shotgun sequence genome, one interval contains:
- the LOC131434961 gene encoding fork head domain-containing protein FD4-like, with protein MPRPSRDSYGDQKPPYSYISLTAMAIWSSPEKMLPLSDIYKFITDRFPYYRKNTQRWQNSLRHNLSFNDCFIKVPRRPDRPGKGAYWALHPQAFDMFENGSLLRRRKRFKLHKTDKDILNEELAALANINRIFLAQNSGADSYCPSMVDPIHQPLLHSPIEPLSPVSAPAPISPVSITEITTPLRPKRAFTIESLMTPDGRSTPMHHIPKKSSKSSIDKLNLLDDSPRIPGLHQSTTLPPATTLPGVHLPPFLPYPHPMLNAYDLPIHPLLMMAPLGAIPPHYFHHTSYHNLTIPPGAGGGGGGRAAGDTGTGSSGDAAGPTDLSRLGHALRTV; from the coding sequence ATGCCACGACCATCTCGAGACAGCTACGGTGACCAGAAACCACCGTACTCGTACATTTCGCTAACAGCAATGGCCATCTGGAGTTCACCGGAAAAGATGCTTCCGTTGAGTGACATCTACAAGTTCATAACGGATCGCTTTCCCTACTATCGGAAAAACACCCAACGATGGCAAAACTCACTGCGTCATAATCTAAGCTTTAACGACTGCTTTATCAAAGTGCCAAGACGTCCAGACCGGCCTGGCAAGGGAGCATACTGGGCACTACACCCACAAGCTTTCGATATGTTCGAGAATGGTAGCCTGCTCCGACGGAGAAAACGTTTCAAGCTGCACAAAACCGACAAAGATATCCTGAATGAAGAGCTCGCTGCTCTAGCCAACATTAATCGGATATTTTTGGCTCAGAACTCCGGTGCCGACTCGTACTGCCCGTCAATGGTAGACCCAATCCATCAACCGCTGCTTCATTCTCCCATCGAACCACTGTCGCCGGTATCGGCACCAGCTCCGATCTCCCCCGTTTCCATCACAGAAATCACCACACCTTTGCGACCAAAGCGAGCCTTCACAATCGAAAGCCTCATGACCCCGGACGGTAGATCAACTCCGATGCATCATATTCCCAAAAAATCATCGAAATCATCAATCGACAAGCTCAACCTCTTGGACGACAGCCCCCGAATACCGGGACTACATCAAAGTACTACCCTTCCACCGGCCACAACACTGCCCGGGGTTCATCTTCCCCCGTTTCTTCCCTATCCACATCCGATGCTGAACGCCTACGATCTACCAATCCATCCGCTACTCATGATGGCCCCCCTCGGTGCGATTCCTCCTCACTACTTTCATCACACCTCATATCATAATCTAACGATACCGCCGGGAGCAGGTGGTGGCGGTGGTGGCCGAGCCGCGGGGGATACCGGGACCGGTTCCAGTGGTGACGCTGCTGGACCCACCGATCTGAGCCGGCTGGGACACGCGCTGCGAACCGTGTGA